One region of Eleutherodactylus coqui strain aEleCoq1 chromosome 5, aEleCoq1.hap1, whole genome shotgun sequence genomic DNA includes:
- the LOC136628983 gene encoding zinc finger protein 665-like isoform X1, which produces MEKDRNKMAESVFNLTLEILLQLTGEDYTVVKKTFSNGCRAPVCDGWGRPLSPIMGPPCHPLIHEDINVQESLELANKMIELLTGEVPIRCQDVAVYFSMEEWEYLEGHKNLYKEAMMETRQPLPSPDDGTGSSEGRLISADCKAEDCGITQDTYEEPAIIPDISSALHSKDPSSDPLIQAPSSDPSHTDKQNKCHRRRKHQRADRKEKPYSCSECGKCFTRKSYLVQRIHTGEKPFSCSDCGKCFVVKSVFVTHQRIHTGEKPFSCSDCGKCFAVKSLLVDHQRIHTGEKPFSCSECGKCFTWKSLLVKHQRIHTGEKPFSCSDCGKCFAQKSDLVTHQRIHTGKKPFSCSDCGKCFTRKSYLVSHQRIHTGEKPFSCSECGKCFAVKSHLIRHYNSHTAVKPFSCSDCGKCFAVKSLLVDHQRIHTGEKPFSCSECGKCFTWKSLLVKHQRIHTGEKPFSCSDCGKCFAQKSDLVTHQRIHTGKKPFSCSDCGKCFTRKSYLVSHQRIHTGEKPLSCSDCGKCFAVKSLLVTHQRIHTGEKPFCCSDCGKCFTWKSLLVKHQRIHTGEKPFSCSDCGKCFAVKSLLVTHQRIHTGEKPFCCSDCGKCFTRKSYLVTHQRIHTGEKPFSCSECGKCFTRKSYLVSHQRIHTGEKPLSCSDCGKCFTRKSYLVTHQRIHTGEKPFSCSECGKCFTCKSHLLQHQKVHTGENYKKGIKSKVTCHTQEKRSNSEQ; this is translated from the exons atggagaaggacagaaacaagatggcggagagtgtattcaacctcaccctagagatactcctccagctgactggggag gattacacagtagtgaagaagacctttagtaatggctgtcgggcccctgtgtgtgatggatggggaagacccctgagcccaatcatggggcccccatgtcaccccctgatacatgaggacatcaatgtacaggagagtctagaactcgccaacaagatgattgagctgctgactggagag gttcctataaggtgtcaggatgtggctgtctatttctccatggaggagtgggagtatttagaaggacacaagaatctgtacaaggaggccatgatggagacccgccagccgctcccatcaccag atgacggtaccgggagctcagagggacgtctgatatctgcagattgtaaagcagaggattgtggtatcacacaagatacatatgaagaacctgccattatcccagatatctcctcagcccttcacagcaaagatccatcatctgatcctcttatacaggcCCCATCTTCTGATCCATCACACACTGATAAGCAGAATAAATgtcacagaaggagaaaacatcaaAGGGCTGACAGaaaggagaagccatattcatgttcagagtgtgggaaatgttttactcgcaaatcatatcttgttcagagaattcacacaggggagaagccgttttcttgttcagattgtgggaaatgttttgtagtGAAATCAGtctttgttacacatcagagaattcacacaggagagaagccattttcttgttcagattgtgggaaatgttttgcagtgaaatcacttcttgttgatcatcagagaattcacacaggagagaagccattttcttgttcagaatgtgggaaatgttttacatggaaatcactccttgttaaacatcagagaattcacacaggagagaagccattttcttgttcagattgtgggaaatgttttgcacagaaatcagaccttgttacacatcagagaattcacacaggaaagaagccattttcttgttcagattgtgggaaatgttttactcgcaaatcatatcttgtttcacatcagagaattcacacaggagaaaagccattttcttgttcagaatgtgggaaatgttttgcagtgaaatcacatCTTATTAGACATTACAACAGTCACACAGCggtgaagccgttttcttgttcagattgtgggaaatgttttgcagtgaaatcacttcttgttgatcatcagagaattcacacaggagagaagccattttcttgttcagaatgtgggaaatgttttacatggaaatcactccttgttaaacatcagagaattcacacaggagagaagccattttcttgttcagattgtgggaaatgttttgcacagaaatcagaccttgttacacatcagagaattcacacaggaaagaagccattttcttgttcagattgtgggaaatgttttactcgcaaatcatatcttgtttcacatcagagaattcacacaggagagaagccgctttcttgttcagattgtgggaaatgttttgcagtgaaatcactccttgttacacatcagagaattcacacaggagagaagccattttgttgttcagattgtgggaaatgttttacatggaaatcactccttgttaaacatcagagaattcacacaggagagaagccattttcttgttcagattgtgggaaatgttttgcagtgaaatcactccttgttacacatcagagaattcacacaggagagaagccattttgttgttcagattgtgggaaatgttttactcgcaaatcatatcttgttacacatcagagaattcacacaggggagaagccgttttcttgttcagaatgtgggaaatgttttactcgcaaatcatatcttgtttcacatcagagaattcacacaggagagaagccgctttcttgttcagattgtgggaaatgttttactcgcaaatcatatcttgttacacatcagagaattcacacaggggagaagccgttttcttgttcagaatgtgggaaatgttttacttgcaAATCCCATTTACTGCAACATCAAAAGGTTCACACCGGAGAGAACtacaaaaaaggtataaaaagtaaagtgacatgtcatacaCAAGAAAAGAGAAGCAATTCAGAGCAGTAA